The window GAGATAAATCTGCTTTTAAAAATCTTTTGAGAAAAAAAGAATATTAAATATCCAGACGCTACAGCAAAGAAAATAGAAATAAGCCTGGGGAAAAAAGTATAATAATCAAAACCCGGCAATTGCATTGTTGCATTCAAAATTAATTTATATAACGGCTGGTGACCAAATGAAATAAGATTTTTAAACGGTAAATTATGCGGTAAAAAGATATTTGTATGTATTTCTTGCGCCGCGCCCATATTAAATGATTCCATTTTGTCAAGGCTTTCACTGCCTAAATTAGTTGTCTTCCAAAACATAAATGCAATAGCTAGAATAGTGAGTAGGACAAAATCTTTTCGCGACAGTCTAATACTGCATAAATCGGGCTCTTGCCCAGCAAGTTTTTCCCTTTTAAAATATCTATTTATCAAAAGGAGCAGGGAAAAATTTAAAAAAAGTGCGATAATAATCCAAGGCCAAAGATTGCGATAGCTATCTATTAGTCTAAATAATGGGTTCTGATGTTTTAAAAACGACTCGAAAAAAATAATGATGATTATCCCCCTATTTTCTGGCCTCGAATTGTCGCCTCTTTAAGCCTTATTTCGCTATAAGATTCGCTTTCTTCAACCATAGCCCTTTCCTCAAGTTCAGGCGACCCGGCAATCCAATTTTTTTGTAACTTTGTTTCTTTGACTTTACCAATGCCCCTGGCATACCAATCTGTTTGTGCAACAGTAGTTTTAAAGTTCTTTGCCTCAACAGAAATTGAAATGTAAATTTTCTGGCAGTCTTCAAATTTCCCTGCGGGGACAGTTATGTCTTCAGTTCCTTCAAACTCACTTTTTATCTCAAATTTTCCTTCAGTAAGTGCTTCGTTCAATCTCAATGCCTCTTCGCTGGTATCGTAGATTTTGACTAATGCTGAATCATTTCTCTCTGGATTCGACTTCTGAAAAAGTACTGTTATCGGAGGAGAAAATACAGTATCTCGGCCTCCGGATATCGCTTTATGTAACTTTATCCCATCTCTATCTAAACTATAATAGAATATATGTTTTCCATCCGGACGATTTGACTCGACCGAATATACTTCTTTACCATCTAACATCTCTTTAGCCTTAACAACAGTAGCCATAGTATGTTCCACCATCGCTTCTTCTAATGTATAAACTTGATATACCCATTTATTCCCTATATCCAACGGAAAGTATTTAGATACTTCGTAAGGTTCTTCTGCTTTTGTAGATATTCCGCTTAATGAAATTAAAATGCAAAAAACAATAATAAATATATTCATTTTTTTAATCATTTATTCCTCCTTGAATTTCTGTTTCGACATTATTAATGGGCCTAATTATTCTCCTTGCATCTAAGCGCATATTAGTGTGCCATATCCACCTCCTTTCAGTTAAGCTTCAGTCCTGAGAGCCAGGCAAGAAGAGCTATGCATATTCCCAAATTAATTGGGGTAAATACTTCCCTGCCTTGGTCTGAGATGGGTATTCCTGCAATTCTCGCATATTTGGGGTCATCTGGGTCATAAAGAATATGTACCTTGTCTCCTTTTGACAGTTGGTTGCAATCTTTACTTTTTACTTTGCTATACCCCCTATGTATTCGGCCTTGGCTATCTCCGTACTCATATATAACCAAATATTCTCCGGATACATTCCCTGGCTCATTTACGGTACTTCTTTCGACAATAGTCGCAACACCAATCTTGGCAATCCGTTCAAGCCGACGGTATTCATTAACAACCTTTAAATGGGCAACAGACCTCATCACTCCCAAAACTATTAAAACCAACCCAATAGCCCACATTGCTAAAACGATCTTCCGGAGCATATCTCTATTTGCCTTTCTGTTTACAAAAAATTTCAGTTATCTACGAAATAACGCATCAATATATCTATCATTTATATATCTTGCTACAATCTTATCTTGCCGGCGTTTTAAAGAAATCCAAGGGCAAATGCATATTAAGAAATTAACTATTTTTCGTGGCGTCGCAATAATAAGTTTTTTAAAAAGAATAAAGTACAGTCCGAGAATTTCCCTTCGGTGCCTTGTATTACTTGAAATCATTATTTTAAAGGCGTTGCCGTTAATTATTGATTGCAGTCGCTCTAAAATAGAAATAGACACCTTGTTCCGTTTACGGCCATTATATGCAGATATATACCTGGCATTATAAAATGTGTCTATTGCAATAATTCTTCTTCTTTTAAGTCCTTCGTATCCCAAGATGCCCTTCATGGGTATAAGCTCCTGGTGCATAGCAATATCGCAAACTGAATGATGCTTCATCGTATTCCTGTAAATGTTGCTCCCGGAAAGGCTATCTTCGACAAATGCACCAAACACAAGTACGTTGCTCTGCTTCAAGGCCTTATAGACGTCTTTGAAATTCTCAACTGCCATTCCATCTTCTATCTGTTTACTATACTTCTTTAGGATTTCTTCATTTAGGCTTTCATAGCCGATTATAACTTCTTTAAGGCCGGCCTTTACGGCAAGTTCTATAAAGTCGGGGTGATTAAATATTAAATCGGCCCGGCAAAACATCCATAAATACACATTCATATTTTCACTTATTATACCTTCTAAGATTCTTTTATCTCGTTGATAATTTGAACCGAAGTTATCGTCGGCTATTACTATATTATCGATGCCCCTTTTATAGAGGTATTTAAACTCCTTAATTACTCTTTCTACAGATTTATATCGTTGAGAGTATCTCCACATCGAGCTTGCGCAACAAAATATACATTTATGTTTACAGCCTCTGGAGGTTTCAATAGAAGCAGTGAAGCCTTTGCCCCCCAGCTTAAATTTATAATTAGCTAAACTAAGCTTATCCCAAGCAGGAATGGGCAATTTATCGAGATCCAAAATATGGTCTCTATCGGCAGTAGCAATGATTTCGTCATTATATTTGAAGGTAATCCCTTTGATTCCCTTCAAATCCTCATTGTTGCAAATGGCGGCAATAACTGCCTTAAAGGTTTCTTCTCCTTCCCTTCTAACTACAATATCCGCCCCTTTCTGAATCCATCGCCTGTCATAAAAAGTTGCATGGTGTCCCCCTAAAATAACCGTAATGTCTTTTGATATTTTTTTAATCATTCTAATCGTAATTTCTGTATTTAAGGACGCTGCCGGCGATATAACACTGATGGCAATAATATCATATTGTGCTAATTTATCTTTATACTCACTTAAACTAATTTTTTCCACATTCCCGTCGAAAATATCGCAATAATACTCAGGAATAACTGCCGCCAATTGGGGTAGAGTCGTACCTGCTATTTTCCTCCAGCATCTCCAAAAGTCTGTTGGAAATGGCCAGCACTCATAAAAGATTTTAGGCATTAATAACAATATTTTCATATTTTTTTAAATACCTTTTCACAATTTTTTCTTGATAAAATCTTTTACCTAGCTTTGGTGCATGCAAAATATAATAAAAATCTTTCATGCAATCAAAACTAATATTGCAAAAAGAATGAAATAAATAATTATAAAGAGATCTAAAGAAAGAGCTTGTAAGCCCATTTCTATTAAATATTTTTAATAATGTTGCCGGATTAAGGCAGTATTTGAGTATAAAATTTCTATGTGGAATTATAAAATCTTCCGAGTTATATGTCCTTACTTGAGAATCGTGATAGAACATATCGTCTAATAAACTATCTTTTACTAATTCATATGCCTTCGTGGTTCTTGCAGGGCGAAAAGGGGTCATTAAAGGGTAGTCGCATACTAAACTATGCTGAGCAAGAGTGAATTTTATATCTTCGATAGGCTCGCCGGGATATCCAATAACAAACAGCCCTAGCGTAAATATATCGTTTTTTCTAAATAGTTGGTATATCTTTTTGTAATCCTCCAAAGTCATATCCGCGCTATAACCTTTATTCATCAAAGAAATATTTTTTGTAGTCATTGTTTCAAAACCGGTTAAGACTAACTTCAGACCGGACTTAGCAGCAAGTTCATATAGGTCGGGGTAGTCCTTAATATAGTCGGTCCTGCTAAAAGCCATCCATTGAATATCGAGTTTTTGTTCTATAATTTTTTTACATAAGGTAATATCTCTTTCATAATTTGCCCCAAAATTGTCATCAACAAAATAAAATTTGTTTATCCCCAAGCGCCTCATTGACTTTAACTCTTCAATCACTCTTTCCGCAGATTTAAATCTTTGCCTTTGGTTCCACAATCTCGAGACTAAACAGAAATGGCATTTAAATGGACACCCCCGGGAGGTCTCGACTGAACCGGTAAAACCCTTTTTCATAAAGCGGGAATTGTATCTTTTATAATTTATCAATTCCCATCTTGGCATAGGCAGATTATCTAAATTCTCAATAAAAGACCTATCGGGATTGACTATAATTTTTTTTCCAACTTTATAGCTGATTCCTTCGACTTTACTTAGGTCCCCATCTGCTTCAATGGTTTCAATAAGCTCTTTAAAAGTTATCTCGCCTTCTTTTCTGATGACGAAATCCACGCCTTTCTCCAGCCACTCTCTATGGTAAATTGAAGGATGATGCCCCCCTGCTATTATCTTAATATCCGGCTTTATTTTTTTTATCAAGCGTACATTTAGCTCAGCATTTAAAGATACAATACTGGAGTGTATAGAGATAGCGACAATATCTTTGTCTTTTACTTTCTTGATAAACTCTTTTAATCTTATCTTCTGTACCACGCCATCCAAGATTTCACTTTCGTGTTTTGGAACACATGCCGCTAGTTGAGCAAAGGTAACCGAAGGCACATTTAACGAGAACCTTACAAAATCCACAGGGAACGGCCACCTTCTATACAGGGTGATTGGATTTAAAAATAATACTTTCATTTGTATTGTTACTTCAAGAGCCCAGCGCAAAATAATGCTTAAGAATGCAGCGCAACATGTTGCTCAGTAAGTATTTAAGAAGAAAGGAAAGATATATCTTAATAGATAAATTTTTCTCGGCATTCTTATGAATAATTTAGCCAGTCTTTTGGGATTTAGATAAAATTTCCTATAAGCGCTCTTTTGGGTTTTCCTTAAAGGCAGGCCCAGCAGTTTCTCATAATGAATATTTTTAGCATAATAATAATAATACTCGAATTCTATCTCAAAAGAAGGATAGCGCTTTTTAATCAATCTATACAATTCAGTATTTTTTTGTGGGGTAACTATAAAAAAACTCGAGAATGTTAAAGGAGAATTGCAGGCAAAATTAACGGTTTCTTCTATCTCTTTAATTGTTTCGCTGGGAAAACCAATCATAAAATAACACTTTGTCAATATCCCCAATTTATCTGAAAATTCAATAACTCTCTTCAGTTGTAAAATGTCGATATTTTTCTTTAGCATTTTCTGCAACCGAGATGAAGCAGTTTCTAATGCATAAGTAATTGCGTAAGTGCCAGCTTTTTTCAATTTCCATATCAAGTCTTCATCCATAATATCGCCCCTAAGCCCGTTAGGGAAAGCTAGTTTTATAGGCAAATTAGAAGATATTATAAGGTCGCATATCTTCTTTGCTCTCCCCACATCCAGGTTAAATACATCATCGAATATATGGAATTCATCAACATTATACCTATAATAAAGCTCTTTAATCTCGTTAAGAATGTTCTCCGGCGACCTTTTTCTGTGATGTTTACCAAAGATATTGTGACAATAAATACATTGATAAGGGCAGCCGCGCGAAGTAAAGATACCCATGTATCTGCGACCAGCTAATATTACATTCATAGAGATTACATTAATACTAGAGTATTTATCTATTTCTAGCAAATCCCAAGCCGGAAAAGGCAAGGCATCCAGATTCTCAATTGGCTTCCTTGTTTCAGTTACTTTCAAATTGCCATCTTTCTTAACAGCAATGCCGGCAACATGTTCAATGTTCTCTTTCTTCTCAAACTGCTCTAACAATTCACAAAGAGAAACCTCTCCTTCCCCAATTACTGCTATGTCAATATTAGAATCCCGTAAAATATCCTGGAAATACATAGTGGGGTGTGGGCCACCTACGATTACTTTGCTCTTTCCATTGAGCCTTTTAGACAACTTTGCTATCTCGTGCATGCATCCATCTTCATCGCTACACACACTACATGCTATAATGTCGGGCTTGAAATCTCTCACAATTTTAATTAGCTTATGGATAGGCATCTTGTAAAGTTTCATATCGACCAACTTTATAATATAAGCATCTGCGAACCTCTTGCGAACTGCCGCAGCTAAATACATTAAGCCCAATGGTGGAGCAATAGAGAAGTTGGGTTGATAATTATATGTTCTGATAAATAGAATTCTCTTCATTTCAAAAATAGCTCTATCTTAAAAAATGCTTCCGAAGACTTCTTTAGATATTTTTGTCTGGGTTTTCCTGTCCTTTTAAATTAAAGAGATACAGCTTAATATATTCGAAATCTTGAGAAAGTATAAGCTGATACCTTTCCAGGAACCGCTTTAGCAGCATGTCGCTATTTTGGTAACCCACTAAGGGGATGCCAAAAAATTGTTCACGAATATCCACAAACCAGATTCGTTTAATCTTTCCTTCGGCTAATGTCTGTTTGACCTCGTCAGAGTAAACGTTCCCTGGAGAATCCGGCTCAGGCCATATCGGCCCGTAATAGCGTATCTGGTTTTCCAGTTTCGCTTGAGGTCTTGCAATTATCCTCCAATTTGCGAAAAACATGTTAGATAAATCCTCTGTATCCCGATGCATATAGTAATTAAAGCCATAAACAAACCATATATTGGGGAAGAATACAGCATCTTTATCGGCGATATTACATTTTACAAATCGAGTTGCTTTTGACAGATTTGGCTTTTGTTGATTGGCAATTAAGTTATAATCGGAATAAATGGCTGCTATAGTCATCAAACAGAATATGCCTGTTACTGTCTTTTTCTTAAAAAGGTGGCCAAAGAAATAAGCCCATACAACTATTATTAATGGGAGTATATAAATAATATGGTCCCACATAATATAAACGCCTGTTAACGCAAGTTTCATACCACGAGAGCCCACTATATGACAAAAAGCATGAAAAAATAAAACTGTGAATATTGCAATAGCCAGGAGGATATATTCTAATTTATCATTTTTGTTTATGGCCCATAGGCCTATTATAAAAAACACGATGGCTATGATAGATACATAAGCTGAATGCACAATAATACCTGAAAAAGATGGAATTATCCTGAGCAATACCCAAAATGACTGGGCTGTCTGCAGAGAATAGGCCTTGTGTTGGGAGTAAATAGTGCTATGAATATGGCTATTCAACGAATAATGCAAAAAAGGAAACCAAATAATAACAAAGTAACTAAATATGCAAAGGGTTAATAAATAGCGAAGTAAATTTTTAGCGTTTTTACTGTGCATCTGCCTTATAGAAATTATAATCAAGCTCAGTAATTGCGCAAAAATAACAAATATCATAAAATAATGCGAAAAAAAACCAAGTATTATTGAACCGCAATACCAAATCGCTGCATTTGGGATATTTTGAATAAATGCCCTATAGAAGAAGTAGAAAGATAGAACTGCAAAAAAACAATAAAGGGCGTAAGGAGAAATCTCTCCGGACCAATAGATATGCATAGGATTTATAGAAATAAGAAAGGAAGAAATTAAAGCTATTTTCGGTCCAAACATACTCTGCGTTAACTTGAATAGCGCGATTATAGTTAATGTTCCCCAAAACAAAGATAGTAATCTCAAAAATGTCTCATTTGTACTGAATCTACTTAAAAGAAATAACATAAAATTGTATAAAGGTTGATGGAATAGGTTGATAGATATATCGTGAAATATTACTTCTTTTACATTATCGCTAAGAACGCTTGGTAAATAATAATAATGTTCTCTTAAGCCCATGTCTGCACCCGTATTAAGTCCAATAATACGGAGAACAATACCGATGAGCACTATACCTGAAAGAATATAGAGCTGCTTCTTGTCTACTTTTTTCCAACGGGACATATGGCTGGAAAAAGATAAGGCCCTATATTTTCTAAAGATTAAATTCGAGATAATAGATAGCATAAAGGTATTTAAACAGAAAAAAACCGCCATTAGCTTTATGGCTGAAGGGTTATAAATATGCCTGTAGTTAACAAAGGGAAAGCTCATAATCCCTGCTCTTTATTTTAGTGGCTTTTTACATTTATCTCGAACTCTTCTGCAACTTTTATTATCAAGTCATTATCGGCTAACAGTCTTTTTTCGAATTCTTCGGATAACGAAGGATTTGGGATATAATCTTTATACCCAACCAATAAATAACTCCTTTTGCCTAATTCTGTTCTTTCTCTTAAATAACCGCGTGCAATAAAACCGGCTTTCTGTAAATTGGCAAAATATTGTTTAAGGAATCCGCTTCTTTTATGCCTTGAGCCTTCTATCGCTATGGCAATAACACCTCCTGGCTTCAGTTTGTTTTTGATTTGCTTAAATGACTGGACAGAATATGAGAAATGAGATGGGGCAATGAATCTTCTGAACATTCCAAATTTACCCCCGGTATTAATAATATAGATTAAATCGTAGTCCTGCCCAACTGTTTCGAGATATCTGTTTGCTTCCATAGTAACGCATTTTACATTTTTTCTTAAAAAGATATTTTCATTGCTTTCCGGGCACTCATTCTGTAAGGCATAGATAATTTCAGATATTGGCTCCAGGGCAATAACTTCTTTAGGGTCAAAAAACAAGGCATACTTAACCTGCATTCCACCCCCTGCGCCAATTATTATTATAGAAGAATTTTTAGGAAGAAGAAGAAAAGGCAATATATCAAGGCTCTCTTGAATAGAAGGCGGTGAAGTTAAATAGCTTGTATAGGCCCAATTGAGTCTGCCATTATACAGCCCATATAAATATCTGCCGGATTTTATTAACCCTAAGTGGCAGTATTTAGTCCACTTTTGAAACAGGATTTCCGTAACATCAAAGGTATTATCCCTTTCGCCAAACTTAGTGTTTAGTGGTTTCATGGCAAATTCTTTATTTAAAATAGATTTTGTGCTGAGTGCACCATTGCCTTGAATAAAAACAACAAATTTGTCTTCAAAATTAGAAGAACCTGTAGATAAAAAGTATAAAACAACAATGCAGGCCATCCCAAATAAATATCTTTTAGCTAAAGCGGTTGTGTTCACTAAGAATTGAATAAATAATAAGCTCAGGAAACTTAAAAGTATTGTTTTTATTAATCCGATATAGGGAAAGGTAAAGTTTGCAAAGCAATAAGCTGCAAAGGCCCCTAAAATAGATATGCCGTAAAAATATTTCCTTTTCTTTAGCTTTCCCTTTGCCAATTTGTATGCACTGTATTCCGATGCGCTCCATGCAATGAAGAATGGAGAAAACAAAAGTAGCTCACTTATCCATAAAAGACCTAACGATAAAAAAGGAAAGTGGTCTTTAGCTATAAAAGTTGAAAGAGGGTCGGCAATTTTTAGGCAAACGGTAAATCCTAAAAGAGAAAATAAAAGGGCGATTTGCAGGAATAAATTGCTTCGCAGCAAATTTATTTGGGATTTTGCAAAACACTTTAAAGTAATTATTCTGCCTATTGGGATACAAAAAACTAAAAAAAACAAAAGTACCGGCATCAATGCAACAGTAAATGAAAGCACTCTAAAAATACAGATAAGAAAGAGTACGCTGCCAAATGCAAGCAGGAAAAACGCCAAGGCAAATGGAGGCTTTTCTATTCGTTTATTCTTAATCATGTTTTAATTATTCAGGTTATAAGATTTTAGCAAAAGCCTGTAATAGTGGTCTGTTCCCTCTAAGGACACGCTTCCAAATTCCTTTACAATGCCTATATTTGGGGCTTGCCATACAACCGAGTAACCATTTGGTCGTTCATAGTAATATTTGTAACATCTAAAGCTCCCGGCTGGTACAGTTACTTTTTCATTTGTTGACTTTATGGTCATTCGCTCGCCTTTCCCAAGTTCATAACTTTCTCCCGCAATACCGGGATACTTAAATACCAAAACCGGAGACGCGAACATGCCATATTCTAAAAAAAATTGTCGGCCAAGAACGCCATATGAAAATAAGCCACCTTCTTTATTTTTAAAATGCTGGTAATAATGCTCTGACTTGCTGGAGATATCTACAATATATACTTCATCGCCTTTTAACTTCTCGGTCTTTATTACCTCAATATAATATTCTGGAGATTGGTAACCATGATAAACCCAGTTGTTCCCTACTGCTAAAGGCCAAACTACATTTTCTGCCTTTTTGTCTATCCGGTATTTTAGTTCATAATTCCAGCATTCTATTAAGAGCAGCAATATTGCTATTCCAATAATAGTATTTTTTTTCATAAAATCTAGCTATATAGTAATGCACGGACCTTAGGAATTTTTCTCATCCATACAATAATTGATATAAAAAAGACAAAAGCGGCTGTGCCGATGAGGAAAGAATTCGGCAGGTAATACATAGTTATCTCTCGATTATATCTATTTACCGGAATGCCTATTAACCCACGGTGATTAATGACTTGGCCCTGAAATGAATGCCACCCGGGAAAATAATTCTGATTTATTACTAAAATATCCTCCTCTTCTACAGCTATACTAAATTTGAGTTTGTTCGCAGAGAAGTATATCTGTTCTACCTTCCCCGAATTATTCAATAAAAAATACTCTCCCCTATAACCCTGCCTTTCTCTTGGAATAACTTTTGTCTGGATCTGGCTTCCAATATTGTCATACCCATACACCAGTCCTTGATTATTATAGATACTTTCAAACATTTTTTTGCTATTGCCGCTAGACTGGGAAAATGCACTTTCTCGATTACTTAAATTATATCTTATTATTGTGCTCTCTTTAAAAATTTTTCTAGCGCAATTAAAGACATTG is drawn from Patescibacteria group bacterium and contains these coding sequences:
- a CDS encoding DUF3592 domain-containing protein; amino-acid sequence: MLRKIVLAMWAIGLVLIVLGVMRSVAHLKVVNEYRRLERIAKIGVATIVERSTVNEPGNVSGEYLVIYEYGDSQGRIHRGYSKVKSKDCNQLSKGDKVHILYDPDDPKYARIAGIPISDQGREVFTPINLGICIALLAWLSGLKLN
- a CDS encoding B12-binding domain-containing radical SAM protein yields the protein MKILLLMPKIFYECWPFPTDFWRCWRKIAGTTLPQLAAVIPEYYCDIFDGNVEKISLSEYKDKLAQYDIIAISVISPAASLNTEITIRMIKKISKDITVILGGHHATFYDRRWIQKGADIVVRREGEETFKAVIAAICNNEDLKGIKGITFKYNDEIIATADRDHILDLDKLPIPAWDKLSLANYKFKLGGKGFTASIETSRGCKHKCIFCCASSMWRYSQRYKSVERVIKEFKYLYKRGIDNIVIADDNFGSNYQRDKRILEGIISENMNVYLWMFCRADLIFNHPDFIELAVKAGLKEVIIGYESLNEEILKKYSKQIEDGMAVENFKDVYKALKQSNVLVFGAFVEDSLSGSNIYRNTMKHHSVCDIAMHQELIPMKGILGYEGLKRRRIIAIDTFYNARYISAYNGRKRNKVSISILERLQSIINGNAFKIMISSNTRHRREILGLYFILFKKLIIATPRKIVNFLICICPWISLKRRQDKIVARYINDRYIDALFRR
- a CDS encoding cobalamin-dependent protein (Presence of a B(12) (cobalamin)-binding domain implies dependence on cobalamin itself, in one of its several forms, or in some unusual lineages, dependence on a cobalamin-like analog.), which translates into the protein MKVLFLNPITLYRRWPFPVDFVRFSLNVPSVTFAQLAACVPKHESEILDGVVQKIRLKEFIKKVKDKDIVAISIHSSIVSLNAELNVRLIKKIKPDIKIIAGGHHPSIYHREWLEKGVDFVIRKEGEITFKELIETIEADGDLSKVEGISYKVGKKIIVNPDRSFIENLDNLPMPRWELINYKRYNSRFMKKGFTGSVETSRGCPFKCHFCLVSRLWNQRQRFKSAERVIEELKSMRRLGINKFYFVDDNFGANYERDITLCKKIIEQKLDIQWMAFSRTDYIKDYPDLYELAAKSGLKLVLTGFETMTTKNISLMNKGYSADMTLEDYKKIYQLFRKNDIFTLGLFVIGYPGEPIEDIKFTLAQHSLVCDYPLMTPFRPARTTKAYELVKDSLLDDMFYHDSQVRTYNSEDFIIPHRNFILKYCLNPATLLKIFNRNGLTSSFFRSLYNYLFHSFCNISFDCMKDFYYILHAPKLGKRFYQEKIVKRYLKKYENIVINA
- a CDS encoding radical SAM protein, translating into MKRILFIRTYNYQPNFSIAPPLGLMYLAAAVRKRFADAYIIKLVDMKLYKMPIHKLIKIVRDFKPDIIACSVCSDEDGCMHEIAKLSKRLNGKSKVIVGGPHPTMYFQDILRDSNIDIAVIGEGEVSLCELLEQFEKKENIEHVAGIAVKKDGNLKVTETRKPIENLDALPFPAWDLLEIDKYSSINVISMNVILAGRRYMGIFTSRGCPYQCIYCHNIFGKHHRKRSPENILNEIKELYYRYNVDEFHIFDDVFNLDVGRAKKICDLIISSNLPIKLAFPNGLRGDIMDEDLIWKLKKAGTYAITYALETASSRLQKMLKKNIDILQLKRVIEFSDKLGILTKCYFMIGFPSETIKEIEETVNFACNSPLTFSSFFIVTPQKNTELYRLIKKRYPSFEIEFEYYYYYAKNIHYEKLLGLPLRKTQKSAYRKFYLNPKRLAKLFIRMPRKIYLLRYIFPFFLNTY
- a CDS encoding glycosyltransferase family 39 protein; its protein translation is MSRWKKVDKKQLYILSGIVLIGIVLRIIGLNTGADMGLREHYYYLPSVLSDNVKEVIFHDISINLFHQPLYNFMLFLLSRFSTNETFLRLLSLFWGTLTIIALFKLTQSMFGPKIALISSFLISINPMHIYWSGEISPYALYCFFAVLSFYFFYRAFIQNIPNAAIWYCGSIILGFFSHYFMIFVIFAQLLSLIIISIRQMHSKNAKNLLRYLLTLCIFSYFVIIWFPFLHYSLNSHIHSTIYSQHKAYSLQTAQSFWVLLRIIPSFSGIIVHSAYVSIIAIVFFIIGLWAINKNDKLEYILLAIAIFTVLFFHAFCHIVGSRGMKLALTGVYIMWDHIIYILPLIIVVWAYFFGHLFKKKTVTGIFCLMTIAAIYSDYNLIANQQKPNLSKATRFVKCNIADKDAVFFPNIWFVYGFNYYMHRDTEDLSNMFFANWRIIARPQAKLENQIRYYGPIWPEPDSPGNVYSDEVKQTLAEGKIKRIWFVDIREQFFGIPLVGYQNSDMLLKRFLERYQLILSQDFEYIKLYLFNLKGQENPDKNI